DNA sequence from the Arthrobacter crystallopoietes genome:
TCATGGTGGTCTTCATCGTCCGGGTCCCGGCGGAACTCTTCCTGCGACCGGTTGGCCCGGGCCGAGGCCTGCGCCAGTTGCTCGTCCAGCTGGCCGGTCAGGAAGGAGGTCATCGCGGCGTGCGCGGAGAGGCCGACGGCGAGGCAGATCGCGGCCAGCAGCGCCAACGTGATCAGGACCAGCTTGGTGCGCAGCTGCCAGTTGCGGAATGGGGCCCAGCCGCCGCTGCGCCGGTGGCCGGGCGCAGGCGCCGACGGCGGGCGGGAAGGCCGCTTGTCGCTCTGCATGGGCTTCTCTTCCAATCTGACCGACCCACTGATGGGATGTAGTAACTGTAGTGGTTACTGTTGTCTCAGTATCCGCGCAACTTGATACCAGGGGGAGTAGCCATGGCCGCACAGGATCCCACCGAGCTGGTCAGCGGGCTGCCCAAACTGAGGCATCCGGACGGCAGCGCGGTCCGGGCGCTGGTGGTTGATGATGAGCCGCAGCTTTCGGACCTGGTGCGGATGGGACTGCGGATGGCCGGCTGGGACGTGCACGTGGCCCATGACGGACCGTCGGCCGTGAAAGTTGCCCGCGATGTCCGCCCGGATGTGCTGGTGCTGGACGTGATGATGCCCGGGTTCGACGGCGTGGAGGCGCTGCTGAAGATCCGGGCTTTTTCGCCCAACGTGCCGGCTTTGTTCCTGACTGCCAAGGATGCCGTGGCCGACCGGATCACCGGCCTGGCCGCGGGTGGGGACGACTACGTGACCAAGCCGTTCAGCATGGAGGAACTGATGCTGCGCCTGCACCGACTGGTCCAGCGCTCGGGCGTGGCGGCAGCGGCGTCGGCCGAACTGGTGGTGGGGGACCTGGTCCTGAACCTCGATACGCGCGAGGTTACCCGCGCCGGGACGGACATCCAACTCACGGCGACGGAGTTCGATCTGCTGCATTACCTGATGGACAACGCGCGCACGGTAGTCAGCAAGAGCCAGATCCTGGACCACGTGTGGAACTACGATTTCGGCGGCCAGAACAACATCGTTGAGCTCTACATTTCCTACCTGCGCAAAAAGCTCGACGCCGGCCGCTCGCCGATGATCCACACGGTCCGCGGCGTGGGCTACGTTCTCAAGCCCGCTGTTTGAGGGCTGGACGGAGGGAAGCAGTTCGGCCGGTCCGGCGATGGGCACCGGACCGGCAGGGCTGCCGGTCCGAAGGGGGCGGTTCGGACCGGCAAGAGTGATGGTTACCGCGGCTGGGTGATGAATGCCAGGAGATCCGGAACGACCGGCTGGATTTTCGTCACCCAGAAGTAGACGCCGCAGGCGATCAGGCCTATGGCCACGATGGTCCAGGTGAACCACGATGATGACCAGAAATGCCAGGGGTTCCCTGCCCCGGGGGAGCCCGTAGTACCGGGGGATTGGATGGTCCTGCTGGTCCGGCGCGTCGTGGCGATGGCTGGTGCACCGGGCTGCCGATGTTTGCTTGTCATGTGTTAACGGTGGAACTAGGGCATAAGTGGGTGCTATGGCGAACCTGTGAACGGGCTGTGCCTTCGCCGTCGCCAGCCGCTGGGCTGCAGATGCCCTTCCCTGCCCTTGAAAAGGGCATCTGCTGCCCATTCGATGGCGG
Encoded proteins:
- a CDS encoding response regulator transcription factor; this translates as MAAQDPTELVSGLPKLRHPDGSAVRALVVDDEPQLSDLVRMGLRMAGWDVHVAHDGPSAVKVARDVRPDVLVLDVMMPGFDGVEALLKIRAFSPNVPALFLTAKDAVADRITGLAAGGDDYVTKPFSMEELMLRLHRLVQRSGVAAAASAELVVGDLVLNLDTREVTRAGTDIQLTATEFDLLHYLMDNARTVVSKSQILDHVWNYDFGGQNNIVELYISYLRKKLDAGRSPMIHTVRGVGYVLKPAV